In Capsicum annuum cultivar UCD-10X-F1 chromosome 11, UCD10Xv1.1, whole genome shotgun sequence, one genomic interval encodes:
- the LOC107847433 gene encoding uncharacterized protein LOC107847433 isoform X1 — MVKVFSLNMAERFPINMITPTMQDWMCKVKVVDKCRPRDNRNRNGNRKYQLLILQDEEVQAIMFGTDITHFEDVLALFNTYLVSIAQVKKPTSEYKSALNDYIWTIDRSTIVELIEKVTPPEDPLLQPTRLTLTTFDTFEYQPKEYEFDVLAIVINDNHPTKTASGKRVQEFIIMDEQKKPTKLALWDSFIDHDEPKLLNQLHTYPVILAKSFKSNHRINK; from the exons CTTGAACATGGCCGAAAGATTTCCAATCAATATGATCACACCTACAATGCAAGATTGGATGTGTAAGGTTAAAGTGGTAGACAAATGCCGACCAAGGGACAACAGGAATAGGAATGGAAACAGAAAGTATCAGCTATTGATACTTCAAGATGAAGAG GTTCAGGCGATTATGTTCGGTACTGATATAACACATTTTGAAGATGTACTTGcacttttcaacacatatttggTGTCTATTGCGCAAGTAAAGAAACCAACTTCTGAATATAAGAGTGCACTTAATGATTACATTTGGACAATTGATAGAAGCACAATAGTTGAGCTCATTGAAAAGGTTACTCCTCCGGAAGATCCGTTACTGCAGCCAACGCGGTTAACTCTTACCACATTTGACACCTTTGAGTATCAACCCAAAGAATATGAGTTTG ATGTACTTGCCATTGTCATCAACGACAACCATCCTACAAAGACAGCAAGCGGAAAAAGAGTTCAGGAGTTCATTATCATGGATGAGCA AAAGAAGCCAACAAAATTGGCACTTTGGGATAGTTTCATTGATCATGATGAGCCTAAACTTTTAAATCAACTTCACACGTACCCGGTCATTCTTGCGAAGAGTTTCAAAAGCAACCATAG GATCAACAAATAG
- the LOC124888485 gene encoding uncharacterized protein LOC124888485, with translation MRRRYMDAITLVQRFEKPDIFLIMTCNPSWLEIEENLLSSDELQNRPDLVSPVFRAKLEELKNDILKKHVFGKVAAFMYTAEFQKRGLPHAHFLIILDENYKLLTPEAYDQFVCAELPDEKTNPYLYSLVTQHMMHGSCGSFNPTNSCMKKKGYCKHKYSKEFIEKTTKGKNSYLIYRRRNNGKNVKIRGHFLDNTWVVPYNPVLLCRFNSHMNVEICSDIKVVKYIYKYTCKGHDKIAFHIHFSDTNIEIDEIKEYQSARWVSPPESAWRIFAFPISEMMYIIFNYILKGNNSFLSKVQIILKKL, from the coding sequence ATGCGCAGACGATATATGGATGCTATCACATTAGTACAACGTTTTGAAAAACctgatatatttttaattatgacaTGCAACCCTTCGTGgcttgaaatagaagaaaacctttTGTCAAGTGATGAATTACAAAATAGACCTGATTTGGTTAGTCCAGTGTTTAGAGCAAAGTTAGAAGAATTGAAAAATGATATACTGAAAAAACATGTATTTGGAAAAGTTGCAGCATTTATGTATACAGCTGAGTTTCAAAAAAGAGGACTTCCTCATGCTCATTTCCTTATTATACTTgatgaaaattataaattattaacGCCCGAAGCATATGATCAATTCGTCTGTGCTGAGTTACCTGATGAGAAAACAAATCCCTATCTATACTCACTTGTTACACAACACATGATGCATGGTTCTTGCGGTAGTTTTAATCCAACGAATTCTTGTATGAAGAAAAAAGGTTATTGTAAACATAAATATTCTAAAGAGTTTATAGAAAAAACAACTAAAGGAAAAAATTCATACCTAATTTATAGAAGACGAAATAAtggaaaaaatgtgaaaattagaGGGCACTTCCTTGATAATACATGGGTTGTTCCTTATAATCCAGTTTTACTCTGTAGGTTCAATAGTCATATGAATGTAGAGATTTGTTCAGATATTAAAGTTGTAAAGTACATTTATAAATACACTTGTAAGGGACACGATAAAATAGCATTTCATATACATTTTAGTGATACGAACATAGAgatagatgaaataaaagaatatcaatcCGCTCGGTGGGTATCACCGCCTGAGTCTGCATGGAGAATATTTGCTTTTCCCATTAGTGAAATGATGTATATCATCTTCAACTACATCTTGAAGGGCAACAATTCGTTTCTTTCAAAAgtacaaataatattaaaaaaattgtag
- the LOC107847433 gene encoding uncharacterized protein LOC107847433 isoform X2, producing MAERFPINMITPTMQDWMCKVKVVDKCRPRDNRNRNGNRKYQLLILQDEEVQAIMFGTDITHFEDVLALFNTYLVSIAQVKKPTSEYKSALNDYIWTIDRSTIVELIEKVTPPEDPLLQPTRLTLTTFDTFEYQPKEYEFDVLAIVINDNHPTKTASGKRVQEFIIMDEQKKPTKLALWDSFIDHDEPKLLNQLHTYPVILAKSFKSNHRINK from the exons ATGGCCGAAAGATTTCCAATCAATATGATCACACCTACAATGCAAGATTGGATGTGTAAGGTTAAAGTGGTAGACAAATGCCGACCAAGGGACAACAGGAATAGGAATGGAAACAGAAAGTATCAGCTATTGATACTTCAAGATGAAGAG GTTCAGGCGATTATGTTCGGTACTGATATAACACATTTTGAAGATGTACTTGcacttttcaacacatatttggTGTCTATTGCGCAAGTAAAGAAACCAACTTCTGAATATAAGAGTGCACTTAATGATTACATTTGGACAATTGATAGAAGCACAATAGTTGAGCTCATTGAAAAGGTTACTCCTCCGGAAGATCCGTTACTGCAGCCAACGCGGTTAACTCTTACCACATTTGACACCTTTGAGTATCAACCCAAAGAATATGAGTTTG ATGTACTTGCCATTGTCATCAACGACAACCATCCTACAAAGACAGCAAGCGGAAAAAGAGTTCAGGAGTTCATTATCATGGATGAGCA AAAGAAGCCAACAAAATTGGCACTTTGGGATAGTTTCATTGATCATGATGAGCCTAAACTTTTAAATCAACTTCACACGTACCCGGTCATTCTTGCGAAGAGTTTCAAAAGCAACCATAG GATCAACAAATAG